In Tenebrio molitor chromosome 1, icTenMoli1.1, whole genome shotgun sequence, the sequence CCAGTGACGCAGTGGACTGAAATCCCTCCCACTAGCGGAGCGCACTTGTCTGTTGGGTCTGGAAGTGTTTAGATCGTGTACAAACGGGCTAAAATCAGCGCTTCAAGCTTCAAGTGAACAGCATGTCCGGGCTGTTTTGAGCAGATTTGCTTCATTGAGTGTACCGTACCTACAACCATAGCCATATCCTTGTCTTACAGAGACTCGCTCGTTTCCTCTTGTGCGCACCTCAGACGCCAAGCTATTCTGGTCAAGCTGTATCATACAACAAATcctagggccagtttatagaaagagaattaaattttaatgcgcgattattggtgattaaatttattacgtggacacccggtatatatcATACAACGTGTTTCACGTAAGTGTACGAACCTGACGAAttcaaaatgcaacccaatatTCGATTTTCATGAGTAACTAGGTGTAATAAACAGTCTTAAGACAGAATAGTCCCGGGCAAGTCGACCAGTAGGTACAACTTCGCGTAATACCCCGCTCACATATAAACAGGATTCAGCTGGTTTGCTTTAAATAACAGccgaaccagctgaatcgtgtttatgtacgagcgagggattacgcaaagttTTACTGGTCGACTGTTCGGTACTAATTTGTCCTAACACTGgtaataaatcatattttgagAAAAGCAGTTTTGACATCCCATTTGTTCACACATTTGCGGAACAGCTCCCCAGCGATTGttaaggctgtatgacacgatgctaaattttgtagaaaatttgttagaaaatgagagaggaccaatgaacgatcaggatctgacaaagacagactatgatcctgatcgttcattggtcctgatcgagggtctctctcattttctaacaaattttctacaaaatttagcatcgtctcaaacaagctttagatAGGGATGTCCAAAActacaatttacaatttttaatgaatctaGTTCCCATTgtcaaatgtattttgtgttgcatttAACTTCGTCAGGCTCCCACTCTTACGTGAAACACGTTGTACGTAGATATACGTAtctacagggcaagtcacatgaggtttatttctgaatttattttgtacgcaaccaaaaatactgaTGACGCTAACtccttgataccgtttataatgtgatttaatttagtaatcaacgtaggtatgtaatttgactaaaaatgtgaaaatgacgttttcctgttctgaataatgaattcaaaaataaaattcatcaactgtcattttgacatttttagccaaattacatacctacgttgattactaaattaaaacacattataaacggtacCAAGTTGTCAGcgtaattagtatttttggttgcgtacaaaataaagtCAGAAATAAACTTTacgtgacttgccctgtataaaacttaaaataatttttaattcttgtatttaatttaataaaaccttGCTTACGAATGTAAGTTATTGAATACTAACTTTCTGTGAATTAGGTATTCTTTGTGATGTTTTACAAGCTaatgttgactcaagttgcaaaaaaaacaatttggatttgcaacagcaattttatggcattagtcgtttgaaattactttaaaactgtacttatatgggaaatattcaatccaaactatgattttcaggtccctttgtgcctttatttggttcaaaaatattgaaaaaatgctgttgcaaatgacaagtggttttttgcaacttgagtcgactttatatttttaacagttgcaaacaattttgaaacatttatttgataatttaaaataaacacaatACTATTATCAAAAGTGAATAAGTATAGTATAACCATTACTAATATATTTCTTATATTATCAAAATTCCCCACATCATAAGATCCGTGTTAACCTCCCAATTCCtgaaagtgctgttgcaaccACCCCCTACTAAAACTTAGGTACTATTAACTTTTTACTGAAGAATATAAAAGGTGAATGCTGTGTTTGGATTCATCAGTAGCAATAAGAACAGTTCTGAGAGAGAAAGTGTCTGCCCACATTGAGGAGGGACGGTATAAAAGAGTCCATCAGCGAAAAGAATCTTTTAAAGTTTAGTGTTTATCAAAAGCGAGTGATTTGTACCCAGCAGGTTAGTAATATACATATGTAATCTTATTACTAAACTTTGTTTTCTTtactgtttgtatttcgttAATTTAGATAATAAACATAGGTAACCTTTGTAGAaactgtagaaaatttgttcaatTGCAATTTCCgaccaattaaaaaattgactttcaagaaataatattaaattttacaaaggTAGGGTTTTTTTAACCACCCCATTAATTGCTTTATCTGTGGGGGGGtgatcaaaataataataagtaatcattttgtaaaataaacttctaatattaataattatttttaaaactgtaTAAAAACCatctggtgtttttttttaatttcacctcaaagtaggcgttgaagagtcggctgtgaacgcaccactcgtgtaaaaatgtaagatttaaacagctgatccgtgatccgtatagtgcgttcacaatcaaatcttcaacgcctacttttaggtgaaaatttaaaaaaacacccgataccaTCAACAATTAACAATATAATTTATAGAGACAATCATCTTACACCAACAAAGTGTAATTTACTTAGGTGTTTCATGTCATTTGACTTCACATAAATACTTTTCTTGTCTCCTTTGTACACATTCTAGATATATCAAACTCTACAAAAATGGTagtatttttttagatttcatAATTTCTGTCAATAACTGGCGAAATGCGTATCTAATATTTCTAGTAAAGAAattctacagtgtggaaaaaaaaaagattatcTAGTtagctttggaattttttcacaTGTAATTTTTCCTGCCCCGCTCTACTCTTTTTGAAGTAGCCATATAGTTCTGTCAATTAATGTTATCAATCAAGTTGacaattattacaatttattgaattgaattaacaaacgattAAAACGCATACCATGCAAGAAAACACTTTCATTATTGAAGCGTATTTCCGAtctcatcccttcgcaataaatcactttTGGAAATCtgatatatatatttttttttttcgtagaaAGGTATTTTTATAAGGGTAATGCAACGGTAACTAGATGAAgatcattttgttccacactgtatacatttatataaatgtaaaaaagttcattttcgaaattacctTAATAAAGTTCGTCtatgtatttttgtttatattaaaaatgttcGTCCAATCGTTCAgtctttacaattttttcatatttttctaaattacaTTCCGATTTCATTACAATATCTAATAAATAGTGTGTTTCTGTTCATACTTCAAATCTGTTAAGATCGAACAATTCATTACTAAGTTTACTAGTCCATTTTTGTTGAGGTAATGAACTCGCGGCCATGACCGCAGTCAGATCTTGAGAAAGTGGAATTTAACATTGCACCTTATAAAATCGTGACTGCAAGTAAGCTATCTAGTTACCACGTTGTCTCACTTACTTTCACTCAGTTTCCAGAGAAATTATTCTTGTTTCTTTAGTACAATTGCTATTGTTTAAAACTTAAACAAGAACGGTAGATTATTATCTATCAGAAACTATGTCACTAGGTATCACATATTTATGTTTTGTCAGAATAGTTGTTAGTTTAGTGTTCAACTAAATGAGCAGTTAAAATTGTGacaaattaatataaatttagaataactATAAGCCTTACCAGATACGTATAAAATTTTGGTTCATCAAATACAATAGGTAGGTACTTCGAGTAATAACGATATATCGTATATTGCAGAGAGTTAATGTTATGTTATTTGAAATATCCGTTGGTgtataacaaattattatttattgtcaacaaTCTAAAATGACATCATCAATTTCCCAAGACACGATCGAAAGCAAAGAAAGTAAAAGCGATAACCTACTTATTCTAAAAGAGGCGCCACCCACTGCACTTTTGCCAAAGCAGTAAAACAGGAGGCGTTGATATGCGAATTTCACTTTTGCATCGTAGAAAAATTAACTTTCTTAATGGTAAACTTACGTTTCCATCGAAAAGAAActcattaaatatttatatttcactTTATTTGAccttaattaataataacaaactaaataatattttctagaAATGCGACTGACACCCATCATTGCCTATTTGGCAATGGTCTTATTATGCCATGTTGCTGGTGAAGAGAACACGTGGTCTTGGGGAGATAACAAAGACAAATCAGTTATACCTCCTAAGTTCTTAGAAGAAGAATCTGAAGAACCAGAAGTAGCCGCGAGTGAATTCATTGAACAAAACAGTCAACCGAATTCAACAGAAGTCGAAAAAATCATAGAGCATATTCTTGTTTCGAGCAGACAGGGAAGAAACGTACAAGGATTTGACGAAGTCTACAGCGATCCTAATGTGCAAGATGCTTTACAAAAGGGAGACGATGTTGAAGCAAGAAATATTATTAAGGATCGTCTATGTTCTCTAGGTCTTATGCAAGTATGTTCCGTTTCAGTCGTGCGCATAAACAAAATACTTTTATAATCTAAATTTGCAGTGTGATGGAGAAAATATTCAAGGGAAGCGCCCGTACATTTCACCAGAAGAATTGATTTACGCGCAGCCTGTGGCGATCAATCCAGTTGGACGTCCAATTCCAACAATTCCTTTGAAAGGTCCAACTCGAGGAGGGTACGGTCCACCAAAACCTATACCTTTCCCGCCAGGCCATGGAGGCCCTCCCACGAAGTTTGGACCTCCTCCGAAGTTTGGATCACCTCATAAACCTCCCCGTCGTGGATATGGACCACCGTTACCGTCGAAACCATTCTACGGCCCACCTAGCAAGCCTTTCCTCAATGAACATGAAATTTATGAGGGAGCCGAATTTATTTCGAAACCACATGGACCGTACATTCAACCAATTGAACCTGACACGCCATATCAGTTTGAACATGGTGTCTCCCAGTTGCATAAAGACAAAAAAGTAGAAGTAGTTGTAACAGCTCACGGAGGTACTGCTCAAGCTGGTGGAAATACAAATGAACCTCAACAACACGTTCACCATCACTTTCATCATAATGCCGATGCAATTGGAAACAAATCTCCGACTGTGGTAGTTAATCCAATACCAGTCGCTAGTGCTGCTGCTGTTTCATCGAGTTCGTTTGGAAGCGGCTTACTTGAATCTCACGGTTCCTCATACTTTAAACCAGCCTCTGTTTCTTCTTCATCCGGTTTTAATCCAGTGTCAAGCTTTACTCCAGGAGTATCGCATAATTTTGGAAGCGGTGGTTTGACAATTGGAGGATCAGGTTTTGGCGGTTCATACGGTGGTCAAACAATCGCTAGTTATGGCGGTTCATCACACAATTTAGGATACTTTGATAAAAGTAAGCCCGTCAGTGAAGCATTTGGTTCCGGCAATTTCGGTGCCTCAGTTGGTTCATATGGATCTTCCGGACTTTATAAAAAGGAACTAAACTTGGGCAGCAATTCTGTTAATTCGAATTATCTTCAAACAGGCTACGCTGACAAATATCAAGGTTTAGAATCTTCCAGAAACGAAAATTATGATTGCGTATGCGTGCCATATGACCAGTGTCCTAGTCATGATATTATTGGACGCAAGGACGACTTATATCTTCCTCTCGACCCAAGAAATTTGAAGAGTGATATTGAAGCACTAGGAGAAGACGAAAGAGTCATTACTGACGGGAATGGCACTATGACTATTGTAAGAGTACCGAAAGCAGCTGGTCTGAATGAAACAGCACTGACAGAAGAAAAAGTGAATGATCAAAAAGATAGGACCGTTACAAAGCGTGAAGCACCATCAGAAGAAAAAACCCAGGACAAAGCTAAAATTGAACCTGTAAGTATATTTTAAGAGTAAAGTCAGGTCaagtcaggtcaggtcaggtcaacAATATTTAGAATaactcaaaagaagcgtcaAATGTAATAATACTAGGCTACCTTAATTAAAATGGAACAGATAAACTTACTACTTAACGCAGAATAATATCAAAATACATAAACAACATTCTAACTGCAAGACTTCCTCTAAGTTTACATGTCTGTTCTACTTGTTTCTCCAAATTAAACCTAACTGCTACATACTAAATAATTAatacttttattatttatcaacTAATAGAAGTTTTATAGAGACTAGTACTACACATACGATTTCCCTACTGATTCACCGCCTGCCTTGGGACTAAATTACTAAACGAAagatttgtaaatatttgaatcGGTCTCACACCATTACACGTTTAACTTAAACTGATATCTTttaagagaaataaaattttgcagCGACAATCATATGGATCATatatcaacaacaacaacaacaacaacaacaataagaAAGTGAAACCGACTTTCGGAATTTCCTTTGGTTTACCAAATCAAGGAGGCGGTGGATATCCTATAAATCCCCACGGTTCTAATCCCTTGATAAACCCCTATGGTGGATCCGTTGGAGGTCAGGGTATCAATCTCGGCTTAGTTTCAGTAAACCCTTTAATTTCTTTGCAAGTCACTAAAGATGATTATGgagagaaaattttaaaaccatTCGTTAATTTGCACGTAACACCCAACAACTATTTACTTCATAAATTCGAAGATATATTTTCATACaagaaaaatctaattttcaataaacatAAGCATTTCCATTATCACAAACCGAATCGTCATAATCTTCACTACTATCCATCGCACGTTACTCATAGCCACCCAGAATATCATCATGGTCCACCCGTTCATGACGATTCTCcagtttttcatcaaagtccTGAATATCACCATGGTCATGGACCTATCGAATTCAGCGGTCCTCCCCCTTCTTCTTATCATGATGATGGACCTGACCTCTATTCTAAAGATCCATACCACGACCATAGTTCTCCCATATCTTATTATGACGATCCTCACAATTACGGTGGCAGCCCTGGAAGTTATTATAACAATTTTCACGGAAGGGCTCATGACAATAAAACATATCTGGTCGATGGTAACAGTCTCCTGAATCAATATCAACAGCAGTATGATGACGGTCAGAATATTTACGGAGCCTCTTCATATGcaaacgaaaataattttgatgaCTTTTCTGATTCTCAACTTAATTCAGAAAGCTCCACTAAAAACTTCAACTCTAGAGGGGGAAAAAGTTTATTCCCTTCCAATCCCATTAAATTTCCTACTAGTAGAAAAAGACGTGACGTGACTATGACTGAGACATTTAAACCTAAACAAACGAAGGTAAAGTAGGTTTAAACTCaaagttcaattatttaaaaaaatatgtctctaaattacattattttacaGCGTCAAGCCCATTATGGACGACCTTCTACCTGTGGACCCAGACATGTGTGTTGTAGAAGGCCTCTTCGTCCCCAAGTACCTACTCCTGGACGTAGGCAGTGTGGTACCAGACACTCTCAAGGCATAAACGGCCGCATTAAAAATCCTGTCTACGTTGATGGAGACAGCGAATTCGGTGAATATCCATGGCAAGTTGCTATTTTGAAGAAAGATCCCAAAGAAAGTGTTTACGTGTGTGGAGGTACCCTTATTGATTCTTTACATATAATTACGGCCGCTCACTGTGTGAAAACGTAAGATTTTAGCTAACAGAAGTAGTTTCAGTATTCTCATTGAAATGTTATAGGTACACTGGGTTCGATTTAAGAGTTCGTTTGGGAGAATGGGACGTCAACCATGATGTTGAATTTTTCCCATACATAGAACGGGACATCACATCTGTTAATGTTCATCCAGAGTTTTATGCTGGTACCCTCTATAATGATTTGGCAATCCTACGAATGGATAAACCAGTAGACTGGACGAAACAACCTCACATTAGCCCTGCTTGTCTCCCCAGCCTTCACGACGATTACTCAGGAACCAGATGTTGGACAACCGGATGGGGTAAAGATGCTTTTGGTGATTTTGGTAAATACCAGAATATCTTGAAAGAAGTCGACGTGCCAATTGTCAATCATGGTTTGTGTCAAAGACAATTACAACAGACCAGATTAGGTTACGATTTTAAACTACACCCCGGTTTTATCTGTGCTGGGGGTGAAGAGGGCAAAGATGCTTGCAAAGGTGATGGAGGCGGTCCGATGGTGTGCGAAAGAGGTGGTACATGGCAAGTCGTGGGAGTTGTCAGTTGGGGTATTGGATGTGGACAAGTTGGCATTCCAGGAGTTTACGTTAAAGTTGCTCACTATTTAGACTGGATTCGCCAAGTTACGCAAAGATATCAAAAATGATTGTTGAATTATGTACCTATATGATATTTATACTAGCTTTTAAGAATAACTTATTTTTGTACAGTTTAAAGACTTAAATTGCCCACATCATGGGTAGTTATGTGATACTTTCTctcaaattaacttaattatttataaaaaaacaaaataaaagctGATTCGCTAAATTACTGTTCccgataaattattattagtctTGTTAACAACTTAAGcactatttaattaatatatgATTCAAAAGtttatgtacctacttatatACAGTAATATTTTTACCTATCCTATATTATATAATGTTGGCAATTAAGACAacagaaaacaaaacaataactttaaacaatttaaaaaatggaaattctTATACATTTACATTAAACTACTACCTATCTACGAGTAGGTAGATACTCGTAGATGTATTTCATACAGGCtgtttcctaaaaaacgccgcaagccgTAGCTCCATTATCTAttgtccgattttaataaacaagaaaAGCAATACAATGGTtaaaaaacactacaaaacaTATACACTCCCCACAACAATTATCGCataacatacagggtgtcccaaaaaaggagtactaacggtgcattacggtgtagaagagattaccgtaaacgtcagaaaaatgttaaaaaaattctataggatttatttgctgattaggcggtctttgaaagtggcacttcacaggtcaattattttgaaatatatgtatgaaattgtcatgacagctacctctaatcgtacctacatattatcacaaagtacaaaatCACTCATTACCAATATCTAActctgcataatagagaatttagaagttttggaaatcgaaaaaattattttaagtccattacggtaacattgcaaggtaatgatgtacgaatatatctttgtttacattgtattaccgttaataataataataataaaaataattgatttttttgtcggaaacattttttccatatttttttcatgtacagttaatttcaaaattatagagtacacc encodes:
- the LOC138133042 gene encoding uncharacterized protein isoform X1, whose protein sequence is MRLTPIIAYLAMVLLCHVAGEENTWSWGDNKDKSVIPPKFLEEESEEPEVAASEFIEQNSQPNSTEVEKIIEHILVSSRQGRNVQGFDEVYSDPNVQDALQKGDDVEARNIIKDRLCSLGLMQCDGENIQGKRPYISPEELIYAQPVAINPVGRPIPTIPLKGPTRGGYGPPKPIPFPPGHGGPPTKFGPPPKFGSPHKPPRRGYGPPLPSKPFYGPPSKPFLNEHEIYEGAEFISKPHGPYIQPIEPDTPYQFEHGVSQLHKDKKVEVVVTAHGGTAQAGGNTNEPQQHVHHHFHHNADAIGNKSPTVVVNPIPVASAAAVSSSSFGSGLLESHGSSYFKPASVSSSSGFNPVSSFTPGVSHNFGSGGLTIGGSGFGGSYGGQTIASYGGSSHNLGYFDKSKPVSEAFGSGNFGASVGSYGSSGLYKKELNLGSNSVNSNYLQTGYADKYQGLESSRNENYDCVCVPYDQCPSHDIIGRKDDLYLPLDPRNLKSDIEALGEDERVITDGNGTMTIVRVPKAAGLNETALTEEKVNDQKDRTVTKREAPSEEKTQDKAKIEPRQSYGSYINNNNNNNNNKKVKPTFGISFGLPNQGGGGYPINPHGSNPLINPYGGSVGGQGINLGLVSVNPLISLQVTKDDYGEKILKPFVNLHVTPNNYLLHKFEDIFSYKKNLIFNKHKHFHYHKPNRHNLHYYPSHVTHSHPEYHHGPPVHDDSPVFHQSPEYHHGHGPIEFSGPPPSSYHDDGPDLYSKDPYHDHSSPISYYDDPHNYGGSPGSYYNNFHGRAHDNKTYLVDGNSLLNQYQQQYDDGQNIYGASSYANENNFDDFSDSQLNSESSTKNFNSRGGKSLFPSNPIKFPTSRKRRDVTMTETFKPKQTKRQAHYGRPSTCGPRHVCCRRPLRPQVPTPGRRQCGTRHSQGINGRIKNPVYVDGDSEFGEYPWQVAILKKDPKESVYVCGGTLIDSLHIITAAHCVKTYTGFDLRVRLGEWDVNHDVEFFPYIERDITSVNVHPEFYAGTLYNDLAILRMDKPVDWTKQPHISPACLPSLHDDYSGTRCWTTGWGKDAFGDFGKYQNILKEVDVPIVNHGLCQRQLQQTRLGYDFKLHPGFICAGGEEGKDACKGDGGGPMVCERGGTWQVVGVVSWGIGCGQVGIPGVYVKVAHYLDWIRQVTQRYQK
- the LOC138133042 gene encoding uncharacterized protein isoform X2, whose protein sequence is MRLTPIIAYLAMVLLCHVAGEENTWSWGDNKDKSVIPPKFLEEESEEPEVAASEFIEQNSQPNSTEVEKIIEHILVSSRQGRNVQGFDEVYSDPNVQDALQKGDDVEARNIIKDRLCSLGLMQCDGENIQGKRPYISPEELIYAQPVAINPVGRPIPTIPLKGPTRGGYGPPKPIPFPPGHGGPPTKFGPPPKFGSPHKPPRRGYGPPLPSKPFYGPPSKPFLNEHEIYEGAEFISKPHGPYIQPIEPDTPYQFEHGVSQLHKDKKVEVVVTAHGGTAQAGGNTNEPQQHVHHHFHHNADAIGNKSPTVVVNPIPVASAAAVSSSSFGSGLLESHGSSYFKPASVSSSSGFNPVSSFTPGVSHNFGSGGLTIGGSGFGGSYGGQTIASYGGSSHNLGYFDKSKPVSEAFGSGNFGASVGSYGSSGLYKKELNLGSNSVNSNYLQTGYADKYQGLESSRNENYDCVCVPYDQCPSHDIIGRKDDLYLPLDPRNLKSDIEALGEDERVITDGNGTMTIVRVPKAAGLNETALTEEKVNDQKDRTVTKREAPSEEKTQDKAKIEPRQAHYGRPSTCGPRHVCCRRPLRPQVPTPGRRQCGTRHSQGINGRIKNPVYVDGDSEFGEYPWQVAILKKDPKESVYVCGGTLIDSLHIITAAHCVKTYTGFDLRVRLGEWDVNHDVEFFPYIERDITSVNVHPEFYAGTLYNDLAILRMDKPVDWTKQPHISPACLPSLHDDYSGTRCWTTGWGKDAFGDFGKYQNILKEVDVPIVNHGLCQRQLQQTRLGYDFKLHPGFICAGGEEGKDACKGDGGGPMVCERGGTWQVVGVVSWGIGCGQVGIPGVYVKVAHYLDWIRQVTQRYQK